Sequence from the Thermocoleostomius sinensis A174 genome:
AACACGCTGATCGGTGCACCACCATCTGTCGGAGCACGATCGACGATCGCCGGAATGCGATTATTAGGGGAAATCTTGAGAAATTCTGGCGCAAACTGATCGCCCTTGCCGATGTCGATTGGATGAATGATGTAGGGCAATTCGGCTTCTTCCAGGAAAATCGTAATTTTGTGGCCGTTGGGCGTTGTCCAGTAATACAGGTCAATCATGACAGTTCCTCTAGATTTTCAGCTAGAATTCAGCGTCCTGGTCCTGGATAGCGATCGGCGGATGGCAATCGATTGGGGGTGAAGTTTGCCGCCGCTCGGTTGGTTGAGGGTTGATTCATTTGAATCTGCTGACGTCCGTTGCGCACCACTCGCATCATCTCGGCAAGCTGTTGTTCCATATCTTGCAGGACGCTGTCGGCATATTCGTCGGCTCCGCGTTGAATTTCTTCGCATTCGGCGATCGCCATTCGGTGCATCTCTTCTAAATCTTGCTGGGCTTGGCGGCGAATTTGTTCGATTTCAATCAGCGTTTGCTGTTGCATCTGCTCGCAATCTTGCTGCACCTGCTGACGAATGTGCTGAGCTTCCAATTCAGCTTGACGCACTAGACCCATTTCATCCAAAATTTGAGCAGCCCGCCGTTCTGCATCGGCAATAATTTCTTGGGCATATTGCTCTGCTTCTAGCAATACTTCCTCTTTGTGAAGAAGAATCTCGGTGGCTTCTTGAAACGCAGATGGCAAATTCAACCGCACCAAGTCAAGCTGGTCTAGCAACTGTTCTTCGTCTACCAGCGTGCGCCGACTCAGCGGAATCCGGGGACTGTCTAGAATTAATTCTTCTAGCTTGTTTAGCTCTTGCTGAATGTCGATTCCCCCGGTTCGGGTTGCCTCTCCGTAGATGGATCGATTGGGCGACCCTCCAGCATTGGGGCTGAGTTTTTGGTGGTTTGGGTCTTGGCGTAGCATCGGTAAATATCCAGGGCAACAGGTTGAGGAACGAGATGATCGATCGGGCCACCAAATCTAGCAATTTCCTTGACAACACTACTGCTTAGAAAGCTGTGTTCAGTCGAAGTGGCTAGAAAAACGGTTTCAATATCGTCGGAAAGGGTTTTATTGATATGGGCCATTTGCAGTTCCATTTCAAAATCGGACACTGCCCGCAGCCCTCTTAATAAAACCGTGGCGTTGCGCATTCGAGCGTAGGTGACGGTCAAACCATCGAAACAATCTACTTCCACATTGGTGAGATGCTGAGTAGACTGACGAATTTGCTCAGTTCGCTGCTGTACCGTGAACAACGGATTTTTGTTGGGATTGCGGAATACTACCACAATCACTCGTTCAAACAGCCGACATCCTCGTTCGATGATATCGAGATGCCCCAATGTAATGGGATCAAAACTGCCAGGGTAGAGTGCAATCACAGTTCAGCTAGCCATACTACTTTAAACAACACAGTTCAAACAACATGCTCGGCACAACAGGACACACCAGGACAAATTCGAGGACAAACCGCAAACGAGTCATCAAACGCCCAAGGTTAATGAGGGGATTATATCGGAGAGCTTTGCGATCGTCATGAGAACTCAAGCAATATATAAACAGACTGGCACATCTGTTGAAAGCCCCAATTTATCCGGGTTGCGAGCAATGGCCTAGACAATCTGACGGCGCAAAAATGTCAACAAGGCCTCATTGACTTTTTCGTGCCAATCTTCTTGAGGATAATGCCCCACCTCCTCCAATTCCACAAATTCAGCCGTTGGCAGCGATGACACAACTGCTTGAGCCGTTGCCACCGGAAGCCACGGATCGCGACTCCCCCAAGCAATCAGAGTCGGCTGTTGCCAAGTCGCTAACCCCGATTGAATTTCGCTCAAGGCGTTTGTCAGTTGTAGATTTTTCACCACGGCCAACAAAGCTCGTCCGGCGTCTGAACTTTTCAAGAATGGACGACGATAGACATCCAGATCTTTGTCTTCCACTTGGTAGCCGCCGCCACCTTCAAGCGTGCGATCGACCAACAGCGGATCTTGAGTTAGCATATCGCCAAGCAGGGGCAAGCCCAGTTGCTTCATTTTCCAGGGTAACTTGGCATCCGGAGACAGGGGCGCATTGAAGATGGCTAAGCGTTCTATCTGGTCTGGATGCCGCAGCGCATACTGTAATCCCACGGAGCCAACAAACCCTTGTACCACCAGCGAAAACCGATCGAGCTTTAAAGCCTGTAACCAGTCAGCGAGAGCCGTGATATAGGCATCAGGAGTATAAGCAAAGTCGCGGCGATCGGGTTTATCTGAAAACCCAAAGCCAATCCAGTCGGGAGCAATGGCCCGAAAACCTTGGTTTGCCAAGGCCGGTAACACATGGCGCCAACTGTAGCTTTGTGACGGTAAACCATGCAGCAACACAACAGGCGGCTTATCGCTGGCGTTAAGTGGCTCTGCTTCTCGATAAAACCACTGAAGGGAGCCGACTGCAATTGTTTTCTCCTGACTTGTCATTTGACTTGCCATTGACTTCACCCATGCGATCGTTGTTTGAGCTTACTGCTGTTAGAGGCGTTGAGCAAGCGGGAAGGGTGGGGAATCGGGAATCGGGAAATAATTTCATAGAGACAATCAAATCTGATTGTTCAGACAAATAAAATAAGTTTTCTATCAAGTTTTGTTACAAAGTTCATTTTGTAAATTTAGATACAGAATTTTCTGTTATATTTGATATGTGGAGGTTGATGACGCAGATCAGCGCGCCCTCTGAAATCAGTTCAGGACGTTCAAATCAGCTAATAAACAGAGAGGTTCACTATGTCTACGAGAGATCAGGCCCGGGCATTAATGATTCGCCATCATCAGATGATCAAGAATCGTCATCAGGCAATGTTGACTCGTGCAGCCGCTGAAGTTGGGTTAGATACGGTTGACTACGAAAGCCACATTCAAGGAAAGCCTTTGAATCGAGATGATTACGATCGCAGCAATGCCTCGCTCAGCTAGATGATTGATTGCTGAGTCTAGGTCAATGTTTCTTGAGATATGTCAAGAGTTATTAAAGCTTACAAATTTTGTAATGGTGGATGAGAGTGATATCGGGTGACACCTAGACTCTAAGTCATGGCTAGGTTTGGATGAATCGGCAAACCCTAATCATCATTGGGTGAATGGTTAGGCTAGCTCCCTTAGTGACTCGCTTAACATGACGCATCAACACCCGCTCTCTACATTCCGTTTAACCGTTCAGGTTCTAACCATTCAATCGTTCTAAGGTTAACGTCAGCTTGAATAGCACCGAGCAAGGGCGCTTCTTCAGCAGGAGGCGTTCTTTTTACTATGGGGCTTTTTACTATGGGGCTTTTCTGATGGGTTTTCCTAGCAGGGTTGCGCGAAACACCAAAGATTGACGTACACTAGGCTTCACGTCAGTCGATCGCAAAAGAGGGAATTGGTTTATGACTCGCGCCATTATGGAAACCGACAAGGGAACGATTCATCTTGATCTCTTTGACAACGATGCCCCCAACACTGTCAAAAATTTTGTTGACCTGTCCCAAAAGGGGTTTTATGATGGCTTGACGTTTCATCGGGTGATCTCTGATTTCATGATTCAGGGAGGTTGTCCACGAGGTGACGGACGGGGCGGCCCAGGCTACACCATTAAGTGTGAAATTAATCCGAATAAGCACGTGGCTGGTAGTTTGTCTATGGCTCATGCTGGTCGAGATACGGGCGGGAGCCAATTTTTCATTTGCCACTCACCACAGCCTCATCTGGATGGAGTCCACACAGTGTTTGGCCATACGGATGACATGGATGTGGTCAATGCCATTCGCAAAGGCGACAAGATTGTATCGGTGAAGATTGAGCAATAAGTGAGCAGTAAGACCGTTTAGAAGCAGTAGAGGAGTAAAGCACAATGGCGGACTGGCAGGTTGTTTCGGGAGGCATCACTGCACCGAAGGGGTTCAAAGCGGGTGGGATTGCCGCCGGGCTAAAACCTTCTGGTTCGCCCGATCTAGCGCTAATCGTGTCGGATGTGGATGCGATCGCGGCAGGAGTGTTCACCACCAGTCAGGTGAAGGCGGCTTGCGTCGATTATTGCCGTCAACGCCTGCAAGCGAAACCATCGGCCCGGGCAATTTTGTGTAATGCTGGACAAGCCAATGCGGCAACCGGGGCCCAAGGTTGGGCGGATGCGGTAGAAAGCGCCCAACTGACCGGACAAGCTTTGGGAATTTCACCGGAGTTGGTGCTGGTTGCGTCTACGGGGGTGATTGGGCAACGCATCAAAATGGAACAGATGCGCTCGGGAATTCCTAAGCTGGTGGAAACACTCTCAGATAATGGTTCTGATGCAGCGGCTAAAGCGATCATTACGACCGATTTGGTGACGAAATCAATCGCGCTGGAATTGATGCTGGATGGTCGTCCGGTGCGGGTGGGAGGGATTTGCAAAGGCTCTGGCATGATTCACCCAAATATGGCCACGATGCTGGCGTTCGTCACCTGCGATGCCGCAATTTCTCCGCACTTGTGGCAGGAAATGGTCAGCCGGGCCGCCGACAAGAGCTTTAACCAAATTACTGTAGACGGAGATACCAGTACCAATGATTCCTTGATTGCGTTGGCGAATGGTGAATCTCGCACACCAGCCATTACCGAATCGGGAGCGGAGTCCGATAAACTGGAAGCCGCTCTGACCGAGGTATGTATGCATTTGGCAAAGGCGATCGCCCGCGATGGTGAAGGCGCAACGTGCTTGATTGAAGTGCAGGTCTCTGGTGCACCCGATGATGCATCAGCCCGGCAAATTGCCCGAACGGTCGCGGGTTCGTCTCTGTTTAAGTCGGCGGTGTTTGGTCGTGATCCCAACTGGGGACGGATTGCTGCCGCTGCGGGGCGGGCGGGTGTGCCGTTTGAGCAAGACCATTTGCGTGTGCAGTTGGGCACGTTTTTGCTGATGGAACGCGGACAACCGTTACCGTTCGATCGGGCGGCAGCTAGTGCTTATATGAAACAAGCGGCGGCTGGGGCGTATCTGCAAGACGATACGGTGCTAGTAGCGATCGATATTGGCAGTGGTTCTGGATCAGGCATGGCCTGGGGCTGCGACCTCAGCTATGACTATGTCAAGATCAATGCAGAATATACAACCTAGCTTTCTGAAGTTTGCACAGACTGGCCTGAAGGAGCGATGTGATGCTGACTTATCTGCTGGCGATCGGGGTTGCGCTTGGTAGTTTTACCTTCTATATGATCGCCTTTTTTTTTCCAGAGCTTTACCGCAAACATGACTTGATTTGGAGCGGCGTGGGGCTATTTTATGCCTATGTACTTTGGAACTATGCCGAACGGATTCGTGGAGCCGTGCTGTTAGGGCAAATGAGTGCGATCGCCCTGATTGGCTGGTTTGGTTGGCAAACATTAGCCTTGCGCTGGGAACAAACCCCCGTAGAGCAACGGACTCATGTGCCGTTCTATCAAGATTCTTTCGGTAAAGTGGTACAAACCCAAACCGAGCAACTAATTACCTACCTGCAATCTGACGAATTTAAGTCAAAATTGCCCCAGAACTCTCAAGAGTTTTCGCAGCAAGCAACCCGCTTCTTGAAAACCGCCAAAGAATGGACGATCGCAGCCGTTGCTGCCGTTAAATCATCATTCAACTCTAAATCGATTGATTCAGCGAAATCAACCCTAGATGAGTATGAGTAGAGGATGAATAGCGGTGTGAGGATAGGGATAAAGGCAACGCTCAGGGTAGTTCCCAACCCCTAATCCCTACGCTCCGCCAAACCTCGATCGCAACTCGGCAATTTGATCATCGTCTAGTTTTTGAAACAGCGGCGGTGGCACATCAAAGGGACGATCGGGCAGCAGCGCCTGGAAATTAACGACATCCGTGAAAGAACTGCGGCGTTCAGACTCGTTCAAGTGAAGGGCTGCGCAGATGATGTCGCAAGTAAACGGAATGAACGGACTGGAGACGATCGCATAGATCCGAATTAGATTGATGCAGGTGCGGATGACAACCGCCGCTTCATCTTGGTCTTGCTTGAACAACGCCCACGGAGCACGATCGTCAATATATTGGTTGCCCACTGTCCATAAGGCGCAGAGCGTATCAGCCGCTTTGCGGAACTCCATATGATGCAGGTGATGACGCAGGGTTTCTACCATATCTCGGCAAGTTGCTTCTAGTTGCTGTTCGGCTGCGCCCGGTGTGCCACCCGCTGGAATTTTGCCATCAAAGCGCGAAGCGGCAAATTTGAGAATGCGGTTGATGAAATTTCCCAAATTATCTGCTAAATCTTTATTGACCTTGGTTTGCAATTGCTCCCAGGTAAAGGCCGAATCGGACGACTCAGGGGCAGAAGCCATTAGAGTATAGCGCCAATAGTCAGCAGGTAGCACTTCCAGTGCCTGATCGAGAAATACACCGCGTTTGCTGCTGGTAGAAAACTTGCCGCCATAGTAGTTGAGCCAGTTAAAGCCTTTGATATAGTCTGCCAGTTTCCAGGGTTCTCGGGTGCCCAAAATCATAGCAGGCCACATGATGGTGTGAAACGGCAAATTATCTTTGGCCATAAACTGCACATATCGCACATCATCATGGGGTTGCCACCAACTCAGCCAGTCGCGATCGTCTGCTTGCTGTCCCCAGGCTTTGCTCGCTGCCAAATAGCCGATTGGTGCATCGAACCAAACATAGAACACTTTGGTTTCAAAACCGGGTTTCGGAACCGGAACGCCCCAGCTAAGATCGCGGGTAATACAACGGCTTTGCAGCCCTTCATTGAGCCACTTTAACGCGATCGACTTGGTTAATATGGGCCAGTTGGTTTGCTGCTCTACCCAGCGGCGCACGGCGTCACTCAACTCATTCAGCTTCAAGAACAAATGCTTACTCTGCCGTACTTCTAGCTGAGTACTGCCGGAAACCGCCGATCGGGGTTCGATTAAATCAGTGGGGTTCAAGACAGAGGTACAGTTTTCACACTGATCACCTCTAGC
This genomic interval carries:
- the coaD gene encoding pantetheine-phosphate adenylyltransferase codes for the protein MIALYPGSFDPITLGHLDIIERGCRLFERVIVVVFRNPNKNPLFTVQQRTEQIRQSTQHLTNVEVDCFDGLTVTYARMRNATVLLRGLRAVSDFEMELQMAHINKTLSDDIETVFLATSTEHSFLSSSVVKEIARFGGPIDHLVPQPVALDIYRCYAKTQTTKNSAPMLEGRPIDPSTERQPEPGESTFSKS
- a CDS encoding alpha/beta fold hydrolase, coding for MTSQEKTIAVGSLQWFYREAEPLNASDKPPVVLLHGLPSQSYSWRHVLPALANQGFRAIAPDWIGFGFSDKPDRRDFAYTPDAYITALADWLQALKLDRFSLVVQGFVGSVGLQYALRHPDQIERLAIFNAPLSPDAKLPWKMKQLGLPLLGDMLTQDPLLVDRTLEGGGGYQVEDKDLDVYRRPFLKSSDAGRALLAVVKNLQLTNALSEIQSGLATWQQPTLIAWGSRDPWLPVATAQAVVSSLPTAEFVELEEVGHYPQEDWHEKVNEALLTFLRRQIV
- a CDS encoding peptidylprolyl isomerase, which translates into the protein MTRAIMETDKGTIHLDLFDNDAPNTVKNFVDLSQKGFYDGLTFHRVISDFMIQGGCPRGDGRGGPGYTIKCEINPNKHVAGSLSMAHAGRDTGGSQFFICHSPQPHLDGVHTVFGHTDDMDVVNAIRKGDKIVSVKIEQ
- the argJ gene encoding bifunctional ornithine acetyltransferase/N-acetylglutamate synthase, with translation MADWQVVSGGITAPKGFKAGGIAAGLKPSGSPDLALIVSDVDAIAAGVFTTSQVKAACVDYCRQRLQAKPSARAILCNAGQANAATGAQGWADAVESAQLTGQALGISPELVLVASTGVIGQRIKMEQMRSGIPKLVETLSDNGSDAAAKAIITTDLVTKSIALELMLDGRPVRVGGICKGSGMIHPNMATMLAFVTCDAAISPHLWQEMVSRAADKSFNQITVDGDTSTNDSLIALANGESRTPAITESGAESDKLEAALTEVCMHLAKAIARDGEGATCLIEVQVSGAPDDASARQIARTVAGSSLFKSAVFGRDPNWGRIAAAAGRAGVPFEQDHLRVQLGTFLLMERGQPLPFDRAAASAYMKQAAAGAYLQDDTVLVAIDIGSGSGSGMAWGCDLSYDYVKINAEYTT
- a CDS encoding Ycf66 family protein; its protein translation is MLTYLLAIGVALGSFTFYMIAFFFPELYRKHDLIWSGVGLFYAYVLWNYAERIRGAVLLGQMSAIALIGWFGWQTLALRWEQTPVEQRTHVPFYQDSFGKVVQTQTEQLITYLQSDEFKSKLPQNSQEFSQQATRFLKTAKEWTIAAVAAVKSSFNSKSIDSAKSTLDEYE
- the metG gene encoding methionine--tRNA ligase, which encodes MRYLITSALPYINGIKHLGNLVGSMLPADVYARFLRQEGETVLYICGTDEHGTPAELAALEAGLEVADYCKRQYDRQADVYSRFGLSFDYFGRTSSPENHELTQHFYQRLDENGFIEEREISQMYSPEDGRFLPDRYVVGTCPKCGYTAARGDQCENCTSVLNPTDLIEPRSAVSGSTQLEVRQSKHLFLKLNELSDAVRRWVEQQTNWPILTKSIALKWLNEGLQSRCITRDLSWGVPVPKPGFETKVFYVWFDAPIGYLAASKAWGQQADDRDWLSWWQPHDDVRYVQFMAKDNLPFHTIMWPAMILGTREPWKLADYIKGFNWLNYYGGKFSTSSKRGVFLDQALEVLPADYWRYTLMASAPESSDSAFTWEQLQTKVNKDLADNLGNFINRILKFAASRFDGKIPAGGTPGAAEQQLEATCRDMVETLRHHLHHMEFRKAADTLCALWTVGNQYIDDRAPWALFKQDQDEAAVVIRTCINLIRIYAIVSSPFIPFTCDIICAALHLNESERRSSFTDVVNFQALLPDRPFDVPPPLFQKLDDDQIAELRSRFGGA